The following are from one region of the Melaminivora suipulveris genome:
- a CDS encoding enoyl-CoA hydratase/isomerase family protein: protein MTAAVELRRDAGEDVARVLLRHDGRLNAMSRAMWRQLREVFQAVQGDATLRCVLIEGAGGAFCAGGDISEYPRFRFDAAQLRAFHEDEVWGGLSAMLECDVPIVAAIAGACMGAGVEIVSCCDIRIAAADARFGAPIARLGFPMAPREAALVAGAVGEVVARQMLLEAATFGAAEMAQRGFLSRVVAPEQLSGEALASVRRIAALAPGAARMNKQTLRAWSEQKMASVGADEAPIAIKNVVNQAPVDPYAYADSAEHREGIAAFLAKRPPVF from the coding sequence ATGACGGCGGCGGTGGAGTTGCGGCGCGACGCGGGCGAAGACGTGGCACGCGTGCTGCTGCGCCACGACGGCCGGCTGAACGCCATGTCGCGCGCCATGTGGCGCCAGCTGCGCGAGGTCTTTCAGGCGGTGCAGGGCGATGCCACCCTGCGCTGCGTGCTGATCGAGGGCGCGGGCGGGGCGTTTTGCGCCGGCGGCGACATCTCGGAGTACCCGCGCTTTCGCTTCGACGCGGCGCAGCTGCGCGCCTTTCACGAGGATGAGGTCTGGGGCGGCCTGTCGGCCATGCTGGAGTGCGACGTGCCCATCGTCGCCGCCATCGCCGGCGCCTGCATGGGCGCGGGCGTGGAGATCGTCAGCTGCTGCGACATCCGCATCGCCGCCGCCGACGCGCGCTTTGGCGCGCCGATCGCGCGCCTGGGTTTTCCCATGGCGCCGCGCGAGGCCGCGCTGGTCGCCGGCGCCGTGGGCGAGGTGGTGGCGCGGCAGATGCTGCTGGAAGCCGCCACCTTCGGCGCCGCCGAGATGGCGCAGCGCGGCTTTCTCAGCCGGGTGGTGGCGCCCGAGCAGCTTTCGGGCGAGGCACTGGCCAGCGTGCGCCGCATCGCCGCGCTGGCGCCGGGCGCGGCGCGCATGAACAAACAGACGCTGCGCGCCTGGTCTGAGCAAAAAATGGCTTCAGTCGGCGCCGATGAAGCACCTATAGCTATAAAAAATGTAGTGAATCAGGCGCCTGTCGACCCGTACGCGTATGCCGACAGCGCCGAGCACCGCGAGGGCATCGCCGCCTTCCTGGCCAAGCGCCCGCCCGTGTTTTGA
- a CDS encoding Bug family tripartite tricarboxylate transporter substrate binding protein, translating to MPGFHSPPASRLPPAPGLGGSAAAELDAAGRQRRQLLRGAGAAGLLLAGAPAAWADNGPAWPAKPVTMVVPFPAGGGTDAFARPLAAQFAKSTGKTLVIDNRGGAGGTVGASAAAKAPADGYNLFMGGVHHVIAPSVYPRLDYDIEKDFVPLALLASVPQVLVVNPRNVTAPDFKALLEQLRASPGKFNYASAGAGTSHHLAGELFKIQSRTFITHIPYRGAGPALQDLIAGNVDMMFDGLGSSATHIKGGRIRALMVSGRERNPAFPDVPCAAEVGLPDYTVSTWYGLWAPKGTPAPLQARIVEEMRKLGTLPEIRSVWAGNGAQFGTLSQQEFAAMVGSEVRRWAQVVKASGARIE from the coding sequence ATGCCCGGATTCCATTCCCCGCCCGCCTCCAGACTGCCACCCGCGCCAGGTCTCGGCGGGTCGGCCGCAGCTGAGCTGGACGCCGCCGGCCGGCAGCGCCGCCAGCTGCTGCGCGGCGCCGGCGCCGCCGGATTGCTGCTGGCCGGCGCGCCCGCCGCCTGGGCCGACAACGGCCCCGCCTGGCCGGCCAAGCCGGTGACCATGGTCGTGCCGTTCCCGGCCGGCGGCGGCACCGACGCCTTTGCCCGCCCGCTGGCCGCGCAGTTCGCCAAGTCCACCGGCAAGACGCTGGTCATCGACAACCGCGGCGGCGCCGGCGGCACCGTGGGCGCCAGCGCGGCGGCCAAGGCGCCGGCTGACGGCTACAACCTGTTCATGGGCGGCGTGCACCACGTCATCGCGCCCTCGGTCTATCCGCGGCTGGACTACGACATCGAAAAGGACTTCGTGCCCCTGGCACTGCTGGCCAGCGTGCCGCAGGTGCTGGTGGTCAACCCGCGCAACGTCACGGCGCCGGATTTCAAGGCGCTGCTGGAGCAGCTGCGCGCCAGCCCAGGCAAGTTCAACTACGCCTCGGCGGGGGCCGGCACCTCGCACCATCTGGCGGGCGAGCTGTTCAAGATCCAGTCGCGCACCTTCATCACGCACATCCCCTACCGCGGCGCCGGCCCGGCGCTGCAGGACCTGATCGCCGGCAACGTGGACATGATGTTCGACGGCCTGGGCTCGTCGGCCACGCACATCAAGGGCGGACGCATCCGCGCGCTGATGGTCTCGGGCAGGGAGCGCAACCCGGCCTTCCCCGACGTGCCCTGCGCCGCCGAGGTGGGGCTGCCGGACTACACGGTGTCGACCTGGTACGGCCTGTGGGCGCCCAAGGGCACGCCCGCGCCGCTGCAGGCGCGCATCGTGGAGGAGATGCGCAAGCTCGGCACGCTGCCGGAGATCCGCAGCGTCTGGGCCGGCAACGGCGCGCAGTTCGGCACGCTGTCGCAGCAGGAGTTCGCGGCCATGGTCGGCTCGGAAGTGCGGCGCTGGGCGCAGGTGGTGAAGGCCTCGGGCGCCAGGATCGAATGA
- a CDS encoding malonyl-CoA decarboxylase → MNAQTDPVPRAAGGGGKPPAPERSTHERLKATLRREGEGLTPRALRRLLTDLQEVMAPRVSEVEAGRRAQAVAEWYGAAAPEERRDLWLLLCEHFAADTAQVQSAQQRYADAAGTDEAQQAEAHLRRALVSPRTRLLQRFAVFPEGLRFLVDLRAELLPRLRADRRLLPLDAELEQLFSTWFDVAFLELHRLSWDSPASLLEKLIKYEAVHDIKSWADLKNRVGEHRRCYGFFHPRLPDEPLIFVEVALVDAISGSITPLLDETAEPADLKRATTAIFYSISNTQTGLRGVSFGDSLIKHVVETLRAEFPRLRTFATLSPIPGLRAWLTKNGAARLESLDNKERAELARALQTGGGAPELAPLLAAAEKGLELPAKSPVRQFITRCAAQYLAQEMKGGRPLDPVARFHLGNGARVERLNWAGDPSPKGVKQSFGLMVNYLYDLKRLDRHREQLAKGRIPASGEIEALLRG, encoded by the coding sequence ATGAACGCCCAGACTGACCCCGTTCCGCGCGCCGCGGGTGGCGGTGGCAAGCCGCCCGCCCCCGAGCGCAGCACGCACGAACGCCTGAAGGCGACGCTGCGCCGCGAGGGCGAGGGCCTCACGCCGCGCGCCCTGCGCCGCCTGCTGACCGATTTGCAGGAGGTCATGGCGCCGCGCGTGAGCGAGGTCGAGGCCGGCCGCCGCGCGCAGGCCGTGGCCGAGTGGTACGGCGCCGCCGCGCCCGAGGAGCGGCGCGACCTGTGGCTGCTGCTGTGCGAGCACTTCGCCGCCGACACCGCGCAGGTGCAGTCGGCCCAGCAGCGCTACGCCGATGCCGCCGGCACCGACGAGGCGCAGCAGGCCGAGGCGCATCTGCGCCGCGCCCTGGTCTCGCCGCGCACGCGGCTCTTGCAGCGCTTTGCCGTCTTCCCGGAAGGCCTGCGCTTTCTGGTCGATTTGCGCGCCGAGCTGCTGCCGCGCCTCAGGGCTGACCGCCGCCTGCTGCCGCTGGACGCCGAGCTGGAGCAGCTGTTTTCCACCTGGTTCGACGTGGCCTTCCTGGAGCTGCATCGCCTGTCCTGGGATTCGCCCGCGTCGCTTCTGGAAAAGCTCATCAAGTACGAGGCGGTGCACGACATCAAGAGTTGGGCCGATCTGAAAAACCGTGTCGGCGAGCACCGGCGCTGCTACGGTTTCTTCCATCCGCGGCTACCCGATGAGCCTTTGATCTTCGTCGAGGTGGCGCTGGTGGACGCCATCTCGGGCAGCATCACGCCGCTTCTGGACGAGACGGCCGAGCCGGCGGACCTGAAGCGCGCCACGACGGCCATTTTTTATTCCATCAGCAACACCCAGACCGGGCTGCGCGGCGTGAGCTTTGGCGACTCGCTCATCAAGCACGTGGTGGAGACGCTGCGCGCCGAGTTCCCGCGCCTGCGCACGTTTGCCACGCTGTCGCCCATCCCCGGCCTGCGCGCCTGGCTGACCAAGAATGGCGCGGCCCGCCTGGAGTCGCTGGACAACAAGGAGCGCGCCGAGCTGGCGCGCGCGCTGCAAACCGGCGGCGGCGCGCCCGAGCTGGCGCCGCTGCTGGCCGCCGCCGAGAAGGGCCTGGAGCTGCCCGCCAAATCGCCCGTGCGCCAGTTCATCACGCGCTGCGCCGCGCAATACCTCGCGCAGGAGATGAAGGGCGGCCGCCCGCTCGATCCGGTGGCGCGCTTTCACCTGGGCAACGGCGCGCGCGTGGAGCGCCTGAACTGGGCTGGCGATCCCTCGCCCAAGGGCGTGAAGCAATCCTTCGGGCTGATGGTCAACTACCTGTACGACTTGAAGCGGCTGGACCGGCACCGCGAGCAGCTCGCCAAGGGACGCATCCCCGCCTCCGGCGAGATCGAGGCCCTGCTGCGCGGCTGA
- the lgt gene encoding prolipoprotein diacylglyceryl transferase: MLMYPQINPVALQIGPLAIHWYGLTYLAAFALFMFLGARRLRHVPYAQLGWTRKDVEDILFLGVLGVVVGGRLGYCLFYKPGYYAAHPLEIFALWQGGMSFHGGLLGVIGAMVWFAHSRRRPWLEVADFVAPCVPTGLAAGRIGNFINGELWGRFASPDLPWGMVFPQSGSMLPRHPSQIYQFLLEGLLLFTLLWLYARRPRKRGEVAGAFLIGYGALRFIAEYFREPDSFLGLLGLGLSMGQWLCVPMVVAGVALWLGAQRQPLPARA, encoded by the coding sequence ATGCTGATGTACCCGCAAATCAACCCCGTGGCCCTGCAGATCGGGCCGCTGGCCATCCACTGGTATGGCCTGACCTATCTGGCGGCCTTTGCCCTGTTCATGTTCCTGGGCGCGCGGCGCCTGCGCCATGTGCCCTATGCGCAGCTGGGCTGGACGCGCAAGGACGTGGAGGACATCCTGTTTTTGGGCGTGCTGGGCGTGGTGGTGGGCGGGCGGCTGGGCTACTGCCTGTTCTACAAGCCCGGCTACTACGCGGCGCACCCGCTGGAGATCTTCGCCCTCTGGCAGGGCGGCATGAGCTTTCACGGCGGCCTCCTGGGCGTGATCGGCGCCATGGTCTGGTTCGCACACTCGCGCCGCCGGCCGTGGCTGGAGGTAGCCGACTTCGTCGCCCCCTGCGTGCCCACGGGCCTGGCGGCCGGGCGCATCGGCAACTTCATCAACGGCGAGCTGTGGGGGCGCTTTGCCTCCCCCGATCTGCCCTGGGGCATGGTGTTTCCGCAAAGCGGCTCCATGCTGCCGCGCCATCCGTCGCAGATCTACCAGTTCCTGCTGGAAGGGCTGCTGCTGTTCACCCTGCTGTGGTTGTATGCGCGCCGGCCGAGAAAGCGCGGCGAGGTGGCCGGCGCCTTCCTGATCGGCTACGGCGCGCTGCGCTTCATCGCTGAATATTTCCGCGAGCCCGACAGCTTCCTGGGCCTGCTGGGCCTGGGCCTGTCCATGGGCCAGTGGCTGTGCGTGCCCATGGTGGTCGCCGGCGTGGCGCTGTGGCTGGGTGCGCAGCGCCAGCCCTTGCCCGCGCGCGCTTGA
- a CDS encoding YbfB/YjiJ family MFS transporter — MKTADTTRLRVLLAGVASLILTIGLARFAYTPLLPVMREQAGLSYLAGGWLAAANYGGYIAGALIAAVTGDMARKFVYYRWGLVAGVLSTAAMGLTDDVWLWALLRFIGGMSSSAGMLLASGLVLNWLMRQHQKPVLGLHFTGLGLGIAVSGLSAGAVAQLAWSQQWLALGVLGLVFFLPAWAWMPRPGDVAPAGAAATAPLAVAEARAPSRQWLSLLMATYFCAGFGYVVSATFIVDIVEKMPLMAGRGPLVWIVIGLAAVPSSLLWDRIAGALGQVPALLLAYALQIVSIVLPAVSGAPFWNLASAVLYGGTFAGIVSLTLALIGRRYPDNPSKAMARLTLSYGAAQVIAPAMTGAVATSTGSYAGALWATAAVMLVGMGLLVALRRVERGA; from the coding sequence ATGAAAACCGCTGATACCACCCGCCTGCGCGTGCTGCTGGCGGGCGTGGCCTCGCTGATCCTGACCATCGGCCTGGCGCGCTTCGCCTACACGCCGCTGTTGCCGGTCATGCGCGAACAGGCGGGGCTGTCGTATCTGGCCGGCGGCTGGCTGGCGGCGGCCAACTATGGCGGCTACATCGCCGGCGCGCTGATCGCCGCCGTGACCGGCGACATGGCGCGCAAGTTCGTCTATTACCGCTGGGGCCTGGTGGCCGGCGTGCTCAGCACCGCCGCCATGGGGCTGACCGATGACGTCTGGCTCTGGGCGCTGCTGCGCTTCATCGGCGGCATGTCCAGCAGCGCCGGCATGCTGCTGGCCTCGGGGTTGGTGCTGAACTGGCTGATGCGCCAGCACCAAAAGCCGGTGCTGGGCCTGCACTTCACCGGGCTGGGACTGGGCATCGCCGTGTCGGGGCTGTCCGCCGGGGCAGTGGCGCAGCTGGCCTGGTCGCAGCAGTGGCTGGCACTGGGCGTGCTGGGCTTGGTGTTCTTCCTGCCGGCCTGGGCCTGGATGCCCCGGCCCGGCGACGTGGCGCCGGCAGGCGCCGCCGCTACCGCACCGCTGGCTGTTGCCGAGGCGCGCGCGCCATCGCGCCAGTGGCTGTCGCTGCTGATGGCGACCTACTTCTGCGCCGGCTTCGGCTACGTGGTCAGCGCCACCTTCATCGTCGACATCGTCGAAAAAATGCCGCTCATGGCCGGGCGCGGGCCGCTGGTGTGGATCGTCATCGGCCTGGCGGCCGTGCCCTCCAGCCTGCTGTGGGATCGCATCGCCGGCGCTCTGGGCCAGGTGCCGGCGCTGCTGCTGGCCTATGCGCTGCAGATCGTCTCCATCGTGCTGCCGGCGGTCAGCGGTGCGCCGTTTTGGAATCTGGCCAGCGCCGTGCTGTACGGCGGCACTTTCGCCGGCATCGTCAGCCTGACTCTGGCCTTGATTGGCCGGCGCTATCCCGACAACCCGTCCAAGGCCATGGCGCGCCTGACGCTGAGCTATGGCGCGGCGCAGGTCATCGCCCCGGCCATGACCGGCGCCGTGGCCACCAGCACCGGCAGCTACGCCGGCGCGCTGTGGGCCACGGCCGCCGTGATGCTGGTGGGCATGGGGCTGTTGGTGGCGTTGCGCCGGGTAGAGCGCGGCGCCTGA
- a CDS encoding PaaI family thioesterase, whose amino-acid sequence MNDLHGRIAASFNAQGLMTTLGARLAHVQHGEVRIELPFDARLSQQHGYVHAGAITSVVDSACGYAALTRGPAGCDVVTAEFKTNFLRPAIGERFVAVGRVVNAGRQLAVVTGEVLAHTADGAEPKVVALMQATMVYVRPR is encoded by the coding sequence ATGAACGACCTTCACGGGCGCATCGCCGCCAGCTTCAACGCCCAGGGCCTGATGACCACGCTGGGCGCGCGCCTGGCGCATGTGCAGCACGGCGAAGTGCGCATCGAGCTGCCGTTTGACGCGCGTCTGTCCCAGCAGCACGGCTACGTGCACGCCGGCGCCATCACCAGCGTGGTGGACAGCGCCTGCGGCTATGCGGCGCTGACACGCGGGCCTGCGGGCTGCGATGTGGTCACGGCCGAGTTCAAGACCAACTTCCTGCGCCCGGCCATCGGCGAGCGTTTCGTCGCCGTGGGGCGCGTGGTCAACGCCGGGCGGCAACTGGCGGTGGTGACCGGCGAAGTGCTGGCGCATACCGCGGATGGCGCCGAGCCCAAGGTGGTGGCGCTGATGCAGGCCACCATGGTCTACGTGCGGCCCCGCTGA
- a CDS encoding SDR family NAD(P)-dependent oxidoreductase translates to MSASAPVALVTGSSSGIGAAVARRLAREGYAVVVHSRNSAQAGRALAAELGRAVYVQADLAVDADRVRLVREAVDAWGRLDVLVNNAGISRVVPHGDLLAATPELWQELHEVNVIAPFRLVAEARPALEAAAERGRAGCVINISSHAGVRPKGASIPYAASKAALNHMTRLLALALAPRIRVNAVAPGLVDTPLTVEWTQAQDLWRERAPMRRAAQPADVAQAVAMLAASDYVTGEILLLDGGLNLT, encoded by the coding sequence TTGAGCGCCAGCGCGCCCGTCGCCCTGGTCACGGGCTCCAGCTCGGGCATAGGCGCGGCCGTCGCACGCCGACTGGCGCGAGAGGGCTACGCGGTCGTCGTGCATTCCCGCAACTCGGCGCAGGCCGGCCGCGCGCTGGCCGCCGAGCTGGGCCGCGCGGTCTATGTCCAGGCCGACCTGGCGGTGGATGCCGACCGCGTGCGCCTGGTGCGCGAGGCGGTGGACGCCTGGGGCCGGCTGGACGTGCTGGTGAACAACGCCGGCATCAGCCGCGTGGTGCCGCATGGCGATCTGCTCGCCGCCACACCCGAGCTCTGGCAGGAGCTGCATGAAGTCAACGTGATCGCGCCGTTTCGCCTGGTGGCCGAGGCGCGCCCGGCGCTGGAGGCCGCGGCCGAGCGCGGACGCGCGGGGTGCGTGATCAACATCAGCTCCCACGCCGGCGTGCGGCCCAAGGGTGCGTCCATTCCCTACGCGGCGTCCAAGGCGGCGCTCAACCACATGACACGGCTGCTGGCCCTGGCGCTCGCGCCGCGCATCCGCGTGAACGCCGTGGCGCCGGGTCTGGTCGATACGCCGCTGACGGTGGAGTGGACGCAAGCTCAAGATTTGTGGCGCGAGCGCGCCCCCATGCGCCGCGCCGCGCAGCCGGCGGACGTCGCCCAGGCGGTGGCCATGCTCGCCGCCAGCGACTATGTGACGGGCGAAATCCTGCTGCTGGACGGCGGGCTGAATCTCACTTGA
- the ilvD gene encoding dihydroxy-acid dehydratase, with translation MPEYRSKTSTAGRNMAGARALWRATGMKDADFSKPIIAVVNSFTQFVPGHVHLKDLGQLVAREIEAAGGVAKEFNTIAVDDGIAMGHDGMLYSLPSREIIADSVEYMVNAHCADAMVCISNCDKITPGMLMAAMRVNIPVIFISGGPMEAGKVQLAEPGKATITFTKKLDLVDAMVMAADEHVSDADLAEVERSACPTCGSCSGMFTANSMNCLTEALGLSLPGNGTLLATHADREQLFKRAGRRIVELARQYYEQEDERILPRSVGLPAFENAITLDIAMGGSTNTILHLLAIAQEAEIPFTMKDIDRLSLVVPQLCKVAPNTDKYHIEDVHRAGGIMAILGELDRAGKLHTEVPTVHAKTLGEALDQWDITRTQDEAVHRMYLAGPGGIPTQTAFSQDARWPSLDLDREHGCIRSYDHAYSKEGGLAVLHGNIAIDGCVVKTAGVDESILVFEGPAHVVESQDDAVEHILGDQVQPGDVVVIRYEGPKGGPGMQEMLYPTSYLKSKGLGKSCALLTDGRFSGGTSGLSIGHVSPEAAAGGAIGLVRNGDRIRIDIPNRTIDVLVSDEEMARRRAEQDAKGWKPAEPRPRKVSAALKAYAKLVTSADKGAVRDLSLLD, from the coding sequence ATGCCCGAATACCGTTCCAAGACTTCCACCGCCGGCCGCAACATGGCCGGCGCGCGCGCGCTGTGGCGCGCCACCGGCATGAAGGATGCCGACTTCTCCAAGCCCATCATCGCGGTCGTCAACTCGTTCACGCAGTTCGTGCCCGGCCACGTGCACCTGAAGGACCTGGGTCAGCTGGTGGCACGCGAGATCGAGGCCGCCGGCGGCGTCGCCAAGGAGTTCAACACCATTGCCGTCGACGATGGCATCGCCATGGGCCACGACGGCATGCTGTACTCGCTGCCCAGCCGCGAGATCATTGCCGACAGCGTGGAGTACATGGTGAATGCGCACTGCGCCGACGCCATGGTGTGCATCTCCAACTGCGACAAGATCACGCCCGGCATGCTGATGGCCGCGATGCGGGTCAACATTCCCGTCATCTTCATCTCGGGCGGCCCGATGGAGGCCGGCAAGGTGCAGCTGGCCGAACCCGGCAAGGCGACCATCACCTTCACCAAGAAGCTCGACCTGGTGGACGCCATGGTCATGGCCGCCGACGAGCACGTCAGCGATGCCGACCTGGCCGAGGTCGAGCGCTCGGCGTGCCCGACCTGCGGCTCGTGCTCGGGAATGTTCACCGCCAATTCCATGAACTGCCTGACCGAGGCCCTGGGCCTGTCGCTGCCGGGCAACGGCACGCTGCTGGCCACGCATGCCGACCGCGAGCAGCTTTTCAAGCGCGCCGGCCGCCGCATCGTGGAACTCGCCCGCCAGTACTACGAGCAGGAGGACGAGCGCATCCTGCCGCGCTCGGTGGGCCTGCCGGCGTTCGAGAACGCCATCACGCTGGATATCGCCATGGGCGGCTCCACCAACACCATCCTGCACCTGCTGGCCATCGCGCAGGAGGCGGAAATTCCCTTCACCATGAAGGACATCGACCGCCTGTCGCTCGTGGTGCCGCAGTTGTGCAAGGTCGCGCCCAACACCGACAAGTACCACATCGAGGACGTGCACCGCGCCGGCGGCATCATGGCCATCCTGGGCGAGCTGGACCGCGCCGGCAAGCTGCACACCGAGGTGCCCACGGTACATGCCAAGACGCTGGGCGAGGCGCTGGACCAATGGGACATCACCCGCACGCAGGATGAGGCCGTGCACCGCATGTACCTGGCCGGCCCCGGCGGCATCCCCACACAGACGGCCTTCAGCCAGGACGCGCGTTGGCCCAGCCTGGACCTGGACCGCGAGCACGGCTGCATCCGCAGCTACGACCACGCCTACAGCAAGGAAGGCGGCCTGGCGGTGCTGCACGGCAACATCGCCATCGATGGCTGCGTCGTCAAGACGGCCGGCGTCGATGAATCCATCCTGGTATTCGAGGGCCCGGCGCACGTGGTCGAGTCGCAGGACGATGCCGTCGAGCACATCCTGGGCGACCAGGTGCAGCCCGGCGACGTGGTCGTAATCCGCTACGAGGGCCCCAAGGGCGGCCCCGGCATGCAGGAGATGCTCTACCCGACCAGCTACCTGAAGTCCAAGGGCCTGGGCAAATCCTGCGCGCTGCTGACTGACGGGCGTTTTTCCGGCGGCACTTCGGGCCTGTCCATCGGCCACGTCTCGCCTGAAGCCGCGGCGGGCGGCGCCATCGGCCTGGTACGCAATGGCGACCGCATCCGCATCGATATCCCGAATCGCACCATCGACGTGTTGGTCAGCGATGAGGAAATGGCGCGCCGCCGCGCCGAGCAGGATGCCAAGGGCTGGAAGCCCGCTGAGCCGCGCCCGCGCAAGGTCTCTGCCGCGCTGAAGGCCTACGCCAAGCTGGTCACCAGCGCCGACAAGGGGGCAGTGCGCGACCTGTCGCTGCTCGATTGA
- the murI gene encoding glutamate racemase, whose product MPLAPARQPIGVFDSGIGGLSVLAALQARLPHERYVYLADSAHAPYGERGDAFVSARTLAIGQWLRHVHGIKALVVACNTATAAAVEALRRALPDLPVVGLEPALKPASALTRTGHVGVLATRGTVESARFARLRDAQGARVRFSVQACDGLAQAIEESAAGPAAARAAQDARVRELCARYTAALGEFGAGDGQIDTLVLGCTHYVFASTLLRDLVGPQVRLVDTGDAVARQTQRLLAGRQALAPSCATGAVPAHSSDLLCTTGYPAALQAAAERWLGPASGRAVPTVQV is encoded by the coding sequence ATGCCCCTTGCGCCTGCCCGACAGCCCATAGGCGTCTTCGACAGCGGCATCGGCGGCCTGAGCGTATTGGCCGCCCTGCAGGCACGCCTGCCGCACGAGCGTTATGTCTACCTGGCCGACAGCGCGCACGCGCCCTATGGCGAGCGCGGCGATGCCTTCGTCAGCGCACGCACGCTTGCCATCGGCCAGTGGCTGCGACACGTGCACGGCATCAAGGCGCTGGTCGTGGCGTGCAACACGGCCACAGCCGCTGCGGTCGAGGCGCTGCGCCGTGCCCTGCCCGACCTGCCGGTAGTGGGCCTGGAGCCGGCCCTCAAGCCGGCTTCGGCACTCACACGTACGGGGCATGTCGGCGTGCTGGCGACGCGCGGCACGGTGGAAAGTGCCCGCTTCGCCCGGCTGCGCGATGCGCAGGGAGCGCGGGTGCGGTTTTCCGTGCAGGCCTGCGACGGGCTGGCGCAGGCTATCGAGGAGAGCGCCGCCGGACCTGCGGCGGCGCGCGCTGCGCAGGACGCGCGTGTGCGCGAGCTGTGTGCGCGCTACACCGCAGCGCTGGGCGAGTTTGGCGCGGGCGACGGGCAGATCGACACGCTGGTGCTCGGCTGCACGCACTACGTGTTTGCCAGCACGCTGCTGCGTGATTTGGTGGGGCCACAGGTGCGGCTGGTCGATACCGGGGACGCAGTGGCGCGCCAGACGCAGCGCCTGCTGGCTGGGCGGCAAGCGTTGGCGCCTTCTTGCGCTACGGGCGCTGTACCGGCGCACAGCAGCGATCTGCTGTGCACGACCGGTTATCCCGCCGCGCTGCAGGCGGCTGCCGAGCGTTGGTTGGGGCCGGCGAGCGGACGCGCTGTGCCGACCGTGCAGGTTTGA
- a CDS encoding DUF6806 family protein: MSDYNAPFEIHVHGQVQLRADVDFNQIQDALKPLWQYAGARSLADGAESAYEDEPGIQFDPKDHVLQICWTVRGDEDFRQSLDDMCMSLNELAEQGAGIEVTFYDAEFDEDEADEEDESRDDFLMLFVGPTPAAIMQVQRDLLVQDVVNLMERHFDGAELGGVVSEIDKLFSERFDALVSSLEIGKPPRGSGGPGSGGGHGGGRRPRHLH, from the coding sequence ATGTCAGATTACAACGCTCCTTTCGAGATCCATGTACACGGCCAAGTGCAACTGCGCGCCGACGTGGACTTCAACCAGATCCAGGACGCCTTGAAGCCGTTGTGGCAGTACGCCGGCGCGCGCTCGCTGGCCGACGGTGCCGAGAGCGCCTACGAAGACGAGCCCGGCATCCAGTTCGACCCCAAGGACCACGTGCTGCAAATATGTTGGACCGTGCGCGGCGACGAGGATTTCCGCCAGTCGCTGGACGACATGTGCATGAGCCTCAACGAGCTGGCCGAGCAGGGCGCCGGCATCGAGGTGACCTTCTACGACGCCGAATTCGACGAGGACGAGGCCGACGAGGAAGATGAATCGCGCGACGATTTCCTGATGCTGTTCGTCGGTCCCACACCCGCGGCCATCATGCAGGTGCAGCGCGACCTGCTGGTGCAGGACGTCGTCAACCTGATGGAGCGCCACTTCGACGGCGCCGAGCTGGGCGGCGTGGTCAGCGAGATCGACAAGCTGTTTTCCGAGCGCTTCGATGCGCTGGTCAGCTCGCTGGAGATCGGCAAGCCGCCGCGTGGCAGCGGCGGGCCGGGCAGCGGCGGCGGCCATGGCGGCGGGCGCCGTCCGCGGCACCTGCACTGA